In bacterium, one DNA window encodes the following:
- the rpoZ gene encoding DNA-directed RNA polymerase subunit omega, which translates to MMIRPSLESLLEKIENKYVLVVAVSKRARVLKEGQLPMVDVASNNPVTVALEEIAAGKIRVEKPKE; encoded by the coding sequence ATGATGATCCGGCCCTCCCTTGAGTCGCTGCTTGAAAAGATCGAGAACAAGTACGTGCTGGTCGTGGCCGTGTCGAAGCGGGCGCGCGTCCTCAAGGAAGGGCAGTTGCCGATGGTGGACGTGGCGAGCAACAACCCGGTGACCGTGGCCCTCGAGGAGATCGCCGCCGGAAAGATCCGGGTCGAAAAGCCGAAGGAGTAA